The genome window TCTTTGGAAGTACTGAGGGAACAGACCACCAATAAAAAGTTTTCTGAAATTATCTTAAATATAAGGCGGAGCATTGAATCCGGACTGACCTTATCTGAATCAATGGCCAAACATCCCCAATTATTTACCAAACTGTATATAAGCATGATAAGCGCTGGTGAATCAGCAGGGGTATTGGACCAGACACTGGACAAATTAGCTAATTTTTTAGAGAAGGAAGAGAATATACGCCTGCAGATTAATAATAAAACAGCTTATCCCAAGTTTGTTTTAGGTTTTGCTGTAATTATCATGGCCGCTATTATTATTTTTATTGTCCCTACTTTCCAAGGGATATATGAAGAACTGGGGGCTGAGCTTCCAGTTTTAACCAAAGCCATCATTTCTATTGGGGATCTTTTCAAAAAATGGTACACCTACATCATATTAATAATTTTAGTCCTGGGAGGAAGGCTTGCCTTCAAAAAATTTATAGCTACTCCCCGGGGAAAATATATCATTGATAATTTTAAGATCAGCATCCCCAAAATAGGTGAAATCATTAAAAAAATCGCCCTGGCTAGGTTTTCACGTATTTTCGGAACCTTGATTTCGGCTGGAGTCCCCCTGCTTAGGGCCCTGGATATCATTAAGGGTGTATCCGATAACTCTATCATTGATAATGCCCTGGAAGATATAAAGAACAACATTAGCGAGGGAGAAAGCATTTCTATCCCTATGTCCAAGTATAAAGTATTTACCCCTATGATGGTACAAATGGTGGCAGTAGGGGAACGGTCAGGTTCGCTGGACAATATCCTAATCAAGGTAGCTGATTTCTACGATCAGGAAGTATCTTCCTCCATTGACACTATCATAACCGTGCTGGAGCCGGTTATGCTGCTAGTGGTAGCGGTTATGGTGGCCATAATAGTCCTCTCCTTATACCTGCCTCTGTTTAATGTTTATCAGTATATAAGTTAATAGAAAATTCCCAATAAATTTCTTGACATTCTAAAATAATATGTTAAATTATTATTTAAATAATCTATTTATAAATATATTCTATA of Actinomycetota bacterium contains these proteins:
- a CDS encoding type II secretion system F family protein, with protein sequence MASYNFRARNSQGELIEDTMDSPSQEAVLARLKEMNYFVIEVKEAKPSFKNISFDIGFLNRIKLRDLGVFTRQFSTLISSGMSLIESLEVLREQTTNKKFSEIILNIRRSIESGLTLSESMAKHPQLFTKLYISMISAGESAGVLDQTLDKLANFLEKEENIRLQINNKTAYPKFVLGFAVIIMAAIIIFIVPTFQGIYEELGAELPVLTKAIISIGDLFKKWYTYIILIILVLGGRLAFKKFIATPRGKYIIDNFKISIPKIGEIIKKIALARFSRIFGTLISAGVPLLRALDIIKGVSDNSIIDNALEDIKNNISEGESISIPMSKYKVFTPMMVQMVAVGERSGSLDNILIKVADFYDQEVSSSIDTIITVLEPVMLLVVAVMVAIIVLSLYLPLFNVYQYIS